In Acidimicrobiales bacterium, a single genomic region encodes these proteins:
- a CDS encoding penicillin-binding protein 2 — translation MNKRIRRLGIFLLACYIALFAMLNYIQVLEADSLNNNEFNARGTLETLRQPRGTIETADGVVVARSVPSNDRFEFQREYPEGDLFGHITGFFPINGRATGVEREYNEQLAGQTFEQELRSFADLFVDRERTGNVTLTLRDDVQRVARDQLGQRRGSVVVLDVDTGGIVAMWSYPSYDPNPLSSHDGEEARAAFNFLDPASGTSPLRASSYQNVFFPGSTFKIVTGSTGVQSGLVTPEEPSYPVESSYTPPQTTRPLSNFGGSSCGGTLFAITAVSCNTAFARMGVETLGPDRMVDGAAAFGFNQVPPIDLPGAVESRFPVDFADNLPALAQASIGQNDVSSTPLQMALVAAAVANDGVMMAPHVMKEIRDGEGAVVDDEPIDAWKQPISPETAATMRQAMLGVVADGTLSGAAQIPGFEVGGKSGTAQTGNNTSHTWVIEFVGPPGQKPEYAIAVIVENQPGVSENTGGRVAAPIARAVLEQALQGPAG, via the coding sequence ATGAACAAGCGCATCCGCCGCCTCGGCATCTTCCTGCTGGCCTGCTACATCGCCCTGTTCGCGATGTTGAACTACATCCAGGTGCTCGAGGCCGACTCGCTGAACAACAACGAGTTCAACGCCCGCGGCACCCTCGAGACGCTGCGCCAGCCGCGGGGGACCATCGAGACCGCCGACGGGGTCGTGGTGGCCCGCTCGGTGCCGAGCAACGACCGCTTCGAGTTCCAGCGGGAGTACCCCGAGGGCGACCTGTTCGGCCACATCACCGGCTTCTTCCCCATCAACGGCCGGGCCACCGGCGTCGAGCGGGAGTACAACGAGCAGCTCGCAGGTCAGACCTTCGAGCAGGAGCTGCGCTCGTTCGCCGACCTGTTCGTCGACCGCGAGCGCACCGGCAACGTCACCCTCACCCTGCGCGACGACGTGCAGCGGGTGGCCCGCGACCAGCTCGGCCAGCGGCGGGGATCCGTCGTCGTCCTCGACGTCGACACGGGCGGCATCGTGGCCATGTGGAGCTACCCGTCCTACGACCCAAACCCGCTCAGCAGCCACGACGGTGAGGAGGCCCGGGCGGCGTTCAACTTCCTGGACCCGGCCAGCGGCACCTCGCCGCTGCGGGCGTCGTCGTACCAGAACGTCTTCTTCCCCGGCTCCACGTTCAAGATCGTGACGGGGTCAACCGGCGTCCAGAGCGGGCTGGTGACGCCCGAGGAGCCGAGCTACCCGGTCGAGTCGTCCTACACGCCGCCGCAGACCACCCGTCCGCTGTCCAACTTCGGCGGCAGCAGTTGCGGCGGCACCCTCTTCGCGATCACCGCGGTGTCGTGCAACACGGCCTTCGCCCGCATGGGCGTCGAGACCCTCGGGCCAGATCGCATGGTCGACGGGGCGGCCGCTTTCGGCTTCAACCAGGTGCCCCCGATCGACCTGCCGGGCGCGGTCGAGTCCCGCTTCCCCGTGGATTTCGCCGACAACCTGCCGGCGCTGGCCCAGGCCTCGATCGGCCAGAACGACGTGTCGTCCACCCCCCTCCAGATGGCGCTGGTGGCGGCTGCGGTGGCCAACGACGGCGTGATGATGGCCCCCCACGTGATGAAGGAGATCCGCGACGGCGAGGGGGCGGTCGTCGACGACGAGCCCATCGACGCGTGGAAGCAGCCCATCAGCCCCGAGACCGCCGCCACCATGCGCCAGGCCATGCTGGGCGTCGTCGCCGACGGCACCCTTTCCGGCGCCGCGCAGATCCCCGGCTTCGAGGTCGGCGGCAAGAGCGGTACGGCCCAGACCGGGAACAACACCTCGCATACGTGGGTGATCGAGTTCGTGGGGCCGCCCGGGCAGAAGCCGGAGTACGCCATCGCCGTGATCGTCGAGAACCAGCCCGGCGTCAGCGAGAACACCGGCGGCCGGGTGGCGGCCCCCATCGCCCGGGCCGTCCTCGAGCAGGCCCTCCAGGGGCCCGCCGGCTGA
- the pknB gene encoding Stk1 family PASTA domain-containing Ser/Thr kinase encodes MSESGGLPVFNGRYQLHRQLGRGGMAVVYLAHDQLLDRPVAVKVLNADFAGDPTFVERFRREAQAAANLNHPNIVAVFDWGEEDGTYYIVMEYIEGRPLDEILAGEGPLHPDRAADIATDIAAALALAHRNGVVHRDIKPGNVMIAQPSGQVKVTDFGIAKAIGGDTELTQVGTVMGTATYFSPEQAQGKRLDPRSDLYSLGVVLYEMTVGRPPFTGETPVAIAYQHVQEQPPPPRSMNPAIPVALEAITLKLLAKDPVLRYPSAEDLRSDLRRFREGAQLPAAAPVATAVAAPVPSYADSARFPVDEVPDPPRRTGIFLFFLVILLGALGFGLWFFADQLGVFDPETVAEVTVPDLRNRPVADAEALLDQRKLESARETTQDCDVAPGTVTAQAPAPATKVDEGSTVTLTVCESTADVTLPNVVGQLEADARGLLEGLGLVVSVTRQAGTVEDEGKVVSQAPPADTAVSPGSIVTIVVSQGVTTTTSPPVTVPPTPQTTAPDPVTVTVAP; translated from the coding sequence GTGAGTGAGTCCGGCGGGTTGCCCGTCTTCAACGGGCGCTACCAGCTGCACCGCCAACTCGGCCGGGGCGGCATGGCCGTCGTGTACCTGGCCCACGACCAGTTGCTCGACCGGCCCGTCGCGGTGAAGGTGCTCAACGCTGACTTCGCCGGCGACCCCACCTTCGTCGAGCGCTTCCGCCGTGAGGCCCAGGCCGCCGCCAACCTCAACCACCCGAACATCGTCGCGGTGTTCGACTGGGGCGAGGAGGACGGCACCTACTACATCGTGATGGAGTACATCGAGGGCCGGCCCCTCGACGAGATCCTCGCCGGGGAGGGCCCGCTCCATCCCGATCGGGCGGCCGACATCGCCACCGACATCGCCGCCGCCCTGGCCCTCGCCCACCGCAACGGCGTCGTCCACCGCGACATCAAGCCGGGCAACGTGATGATCGCCCAGCCCAGCGGACAGGTGAAGGTCACGGACTTCGGCATCGCCAAAGCCATCGGCGGCGACACCGAGCTCACCCAGGTGGGCACCGTCATGGGCACCGCCACCTACTTCTCTCCCGAGCAGGCCCAGGGCAAGCGACTCGATCCCCGCAGCGACCTGTACTCGCTCGGTGTCGTGCTCTACGAGATGACGGTCGGCCGGCCCCCGTTCACGGGTGAGACGCCGGTGGCCATCGCCTACCAGCACGTGCAGGAGCAGCCCCCGCCGCCGCGGTCGATGAACCCCGCCATCCCGGTCGCGCTCGAGGCCATCACCCTCAAGCTCCTCGCCAAGGACCCCGTCCTGCGGTATCCGTCCGCCGAGGACCTGCGCTCGGACCTGCGCCGCTTCCGTGAGGGTGCCCAGCTGCCGGCGGCGGCGCCCGTGGCCACCGCGGTGGCCGCGCCGGTGCCGAGCTACGCCGATTCCGCTCGCTTCCCGGTCGACGAGGTGCCCGACCCGCCCCGCCGCACCGGCATCTTCCTCTTCTTCCTCGTCATCCTGCTGGGCGCGCTGGGCTTCGGTCTCTGGTTCTTCGCCGACCAGCTCGGCGTGTTCGACCCCGAGACGGTGGCCGAGGTCACGGTGCCGGACCTGCGCAACCGCCCGGTCGCCGACGCCGAGGCCCTGCTCGACCAGCGCAAGCTGGAGAGCGCCCGCGAGACGACCCAGGACTGCGACGTGGCCCCCGGGACGGTCACGGCCCAGGCCCCCGCCCCGGCCACCAAGGTGGACGAGGGCTCGACGGTGACCCTCACGGTCTGCGAGAGCACCGCCGACGTCACCCTCCCGAACGTCGTCGGTCAGCTCGAGGCCGACGCCCGGGGCCTGCTCGAAGGCCTCGGCCTCGTCGTGTCGGTCACCCGTCAGGCGGGGACCGTCGAGGACGAGGGCAAGGTGGTCAGCCAGGCGCCGCCGGCCGACACCGCCGTGTCGCCCGGCAGCATCGTCACCATCGTGGTGTCGCAGGGCGTGACCACCACGACGTCACCGCCGGTCACGGTCCCGCCGACGCCCCAGACGACCGCACCCGACCCGGTCACCGTCACCGTCGCCCCGTAG
- a CDS encoding FHA domain-containing protein, with translation MTPVVIKAFENRLERMVEGTFARAFKSGLRPVELGRRLTREMDADRSVDVSGTTIVPNQFTVWLSAADIERFASMSDRLESELCEAAREHARDERYRFVGPVKVTLVESDRLRAGTFSIDAELAEGEGGIGAGSLILPTRQRVPLGEHALSIGRLPECNITLNDPNVSRHHAEIRPQGNGFVIVDLGSTNGVKVNGVRVAQQALADGDQITIGNTRMQFEAS, from the coding sequence GTGACGCCCGTGGTGATCAAGGCCTTCGAGAACCGTCTCGAGCGCATGGTGGAGGGGACCTTCGCCCGGGCCTTCAAGAGCGGGCTGCGCCCGGTCGAGCTCGGCCGCCGCCTCACGCGCGAGATGGACGCCGACCGCTCGGTCGACGTCAGCGGCACCACCATCGTCCCCAACCAGTTCACCGTGTGGCTCAGCGCGGCCGACATCGAGCGGTTCGCGTCGATGTCCGACCGCCTCGAGTCCGAGCTCTGCGAGGCCGCCCGCGAGCACGCCCGGGACGAGCGCTACCGCTTCGTCGGGCCGGTCAAGGTGACCTTGGTCGAGTCCGACCGTCTCCGGGCGGGCACGTTCTCCATCGACGCCGAGTTGGCCGAGGGCGAGGGCGGCATCGGCGCCGGCTCGCTCATCCTCCCCACCCGCCAGCGGGTGCCCCTGGGCGAGCACGCCCTCAGCATCGGGCGGCTGCCCGAGTGCAACATCACCCTCAACGACCCCAACGTCAGCCGTCACCACGCCGAGATCCGCCCCCAGGGCAACGGCTTCGTCATCGTCGACCTCGGCTCGACCAACGGCGTGAAGGTGAACGGGGTGCGGGTGGCGCAGCAGGCCCTCGCCGACGGTGACCAGATCACCATCGGCAACACCCGGATGCAGTTCGAAGCGTCCTGA
- a CDS encoding FtsW/RodA/SpoVE family cell cycle protein: MIGAHRRTTELGLIVLAVIVVGAAYTLASLGTEASIPANVVPFLLVIFGLLIGAHIAVRKLAPLADGILLPLAALLNGLGYVWIARLDKDLAALQATWTALGILGFVLTLLFVRRMRDLDTPYTLMVVGVGLLLLPLVPGVGRTINGARIWVALGPVSFQPGEFAKIALAISFAAYLVRKREVLSMATFKIGPFAFPEPRDLGPVMLAWGFSLLVMFFEKDLGSSLLFFALFITMVWIATQRATYLVLGTILFSAGAFFAWRTFDHVQTRVTIWLNPWDDPADKGFQVIQGWFSLAAGGVTGKGPGLGQPGLIPAADTDFIFAAIGEELGLLGGSLILVAFVLMVGAGLRIALTTDREFDKLLAAGLTTLLGIQAFIIIGGVTRLLPLTGVTLPFISYGGSSLVANYVLLALLLRISDDSTRRINEGAAA, from the coding sequence ATGATCGGCGCCCACCGGCGCACCACCGAGCTCGGCCTGATCGTCCTGGCGGTGATCGTGGTCGGTGCCGCGTACACGCTGGCCAGTCTCGGCACCGAGGCCTCCATCCCGGCCAACGTGGTGCCGTTCCTGCTCGTGATCTTCGGCCTGCTCATCGGCGCCCACATCGCGGTGCGCAAGCTCGCCCCCCTGGCCGACGGCATCCTCTTGCCCCTCGCCGCGCTGCTCAACGGCCTGGGGTACGTGTGGATCGCCCGCCTCGACAAGGACCTGGCCGCCCTCCAGGCCACCTGGACCGCGCTCGGCATCCTCGGCTTCGTCCTCACCCTGCTGTTCGTGCGGCGCATGCGCGACCTCGACACGCCCTACACGCTGATGGTGGTCGGCGTCGGGCTGCTCCTCCTGCCGCTCGTGCCCGGCGTGGGGCGCACGATCAACGGGGCCCGGATCTGGGTGGCCCTCGGCCCGGTCAGCTTCCAGCCCGGCGAGTTCGCCAAGATCGCCCTCGCCATCTCCTTCGCGGCCTACCTGGTGCGCAAGCGCGAGGTGCTCTCCATGGCCACCTTCAAGATCGGGCCCTTCGCCTTCCCCGAACCGCGCGACCTCGGCCCGGTGATGCTGGCGTGGGGGTTCTCGCTGCTGGTCATGTTCTTCGAGAAGGACCTCGGCTCGTCGCTGCTGTTCTTCGCCCTGTTCATCACCATGGTCTGGATCGCCACCCAGCGGGCCACGTACCTCGTGCTCGGGACGATCCTGTTCTCGGCCGGAGCGTTCTTCGCGTGGCGCACGTTCGACCACGTCCAGACCCGCGTCACCATCTGGCTGAACCCCTGGGACGACCCTGCGGACAAGGGCTTCCAGGTGATCCAGGGCTGGTTCTCGTTGGCCGCGGGCGGCGTCACCGGCAAGGGGCCGGGCCTCGGCCAGCCGGGGCTGATCCCCGCTGCCGACACGGACTTCATCTTCGCCGCCATCGGCGAGGAGCTCGGCCTGCTGGGCGGCTCGCTCATCCTCGTGGCCTTCGTGCTCATGGTCGGCGCCGGCCTGCGCATCGCCCTCACCACGGACCGCGAGTTCGACAAGCTGCTGGCCGCGGGCCTCACCACGCTGCTCGGCATCCAGGCCTTCATCATCATCGGCGGCGTCACCCGCCTGCTGCCCCTCACCGGCGTCACCCTGCCCTTCATCAGCTACGGCGGTTCGTCCCTCGTGGCCAACTACGTGCTGCTGGCGTTGCTGTTGCGCATCTCCGACGACTCGACCCGTCGCATCAACGAGGGCGCGGCCGCGTGA
- a CDS encoding aminodeoxychorismate/anthranilate synthase component II, which translates to MAERLSGAGTLRPVGARVLVIDNFDSFVYNLVQYLGEAGAEPLVHRSDALTLDEAEALEPDAVLISPGPGRPEDAGLSNEVIEHFAGRRPVLGVCLGHQCIGQIYGGDVVRAPEIMHGKTSAILHTGAGVFAGLPSPLEATRYHSLVVDRASVPDVLEITAETSDGIVMGLRHRELDVEGVQFHPESILTHSGHELIANFLARIPAPA; encoded by the coding sequence ATGGCGGAGCGCCTGAGCGGCGCCGGTACGCTCCGGCCCGTGGGAGCACGGGTGCTGGTCATCGACAACTTCGACTCGTTCGTCTACAACCTCGTCCAGTACCTGGGCGAGGCCGGCGCCGAACCGCTCGTGCACCGATCGGACGCCCTCACCCTCGACGAGGCCGAAGCCCTCGAGCCGGACGCCGTGCTCATCAGCCCCGGACCGGGCCGTCCCGAGGATGCCGGGCTCTCCAACGAGGTGATCGAGCACTTCGCCGGCCGGCGCCCCGTGCTCGGCGTGTGCCTCGGCCACCAGTGCATCGGCCAGATCTACGGCGGTGACGTCGTGCGGGCCCCCGAGATCATGCACGGCAAGACCTCCGCCATCCTCCACACCGGCGCCGGCGTGTTCGCCGGCCTGCCCAGCCCCCTCGAGGCCACCCGCTACCACTCGCTCGTGGTCGACCGCGCCTCGGTGCCCGACGTGCTCGAGATCACCGCCGAGACGAGCGACGGCATCGTCATGGGCCTGCGCCACCGCGAGCTCGACGTCGAGGGCGTGCAGTTCCACCCCGAGTCCATCCTCACCCACTCGGGGCACGAGCTCATCGCCAACTTCCTGGCCCGCATCCCCGCCCCCGCCTGA
- a CDS encoding YibE/F family protein, translated as MTGHHADTSVTVDGRAGHTLRVTIVVLAIATVVGLVLLRPADRTDPTDGTPFDVEQADATIVGFSLQPCAGTLPDDDIDCFEYDIEVTSGRTAGDRATFQQAVATGGVELRTGDRVVVARTPGAPEGAEYAFVDFQRDRPLLLLVALFVVAVIALGRWQGVRALAAAGGAVAFLAWYLMPALLDGVAPLPLALVSASAIAFVAIYVTHGVNVPSSIALAGTLGSLVLVGVLGLVFIDATGLTGLASEESALLRLSAGTVDFEGLLLAGLVIGALGVLDDVTITQVSAVWELRAARPDDPRRTVFRSALRIGRDHISSTVNTLVLAYAGASLPLLLLFSQSNQPLSRVLTGEVVAAEIVRTLVGSIGLVAAVPLTTALAVALLAPAGRGRRADAGPETGGAGPTGTELTGDLGGRDAASGPSDPVALAGGPGPVDRGDDDTWDEFSPQPDHF; from the coding sequence ATGACAGGGCACCACGCCGACACCTCGGTGACCGTCGATGGCCGAGCGGGGCACACGCTGCGCGTCACCATCGTCGTTCTGGCGATCGCCACCGTCGTCGGGCTCGTGCTGCTGCGTCCCGCGGACCGGACGGACCCCACCGACGGCACTCCGTTCGACGTCGAGCAGGCCGACGCCACCATCGTCGGCTTCTCCCTCCAGCCGTGCGCGGGCACCCTGCCCGACGACGACATCGACTGCTTCGAGTACGACATCGAGGTGACAAGCGGGCGCACCGCCGGCGACCGCGCCACGTTCCAGCAGGCCGTGGCGACCGGGGGCGTCGAGCTGCGCACCGGCGACCGGGTGGTGGTGGCCCGCACCCCCGGCGCGCCGGAAGGCGCCGAGTACGCGTTCGTGGACTTCCAGCGGGACCGGCCCCTCCTGCTCCTGGTGGCGCTCTTCGTGGTGGCGGTGATCGCCCTCGGGCGGTGGCAGGGCGTCCGGGCGCTCGCCGCCGCGGGCGGTGCCGTGGCCTTCCTCGCCTGGTACCTGATGCCGGCGCTCCTCGACGGTGTGGCCCCGCTGCCGCTGGCCCTGGTGAGCGCGTCGGCCATCGCCTTCGTGGCCATCTACGTGACCCACGGCGTGAACGTGCCGTCGTCGATCGCCCTCGCCGGAACGCTGGGCAGCCTCGTGCTGGTGGGCGTGCTCGGCCTCGTGTTCATCGACGCGACCGGCCTCACCGGCCTCGCGTCGGAGGAGAGCGCCTTGCTCCGGCTCAGCGCCGGGACCGTCGACTTCGAGGGCCTGCTCCTGGCCGGGCTCGTCATCGGTGCCCTCGGCGTGCTCGACGACGTCACCATCACCCAGGTGTCCGCGGTCTGGGAACTGCGCGCCGCCCGGCCCGACGACCCGCGCCGCACCGTCTTCCGCTCCGCGCTCCGTATCGGCCGCGACCACATCTCGTCCACCGTCAACACCCTCGTGCTGGCGTACGCCGGTGCCTCGCTGCCGCTGCTGCTGCTCTTCTCCCAGTCGAACCAGCCGCTCTCCCGGGTGCTGACCGGCGAGGTGGTGGCGGCCGAGATCGTCCGCACCCTCGTCGGGAGCATCGGCCTCGTGGCCGCGGTGCCGCTGACCACCGCCCTTGCCGTCGCGCTGCTGGCGCCTGCGGGCCGTGGGCGGCGGGCCGACGCGGGCCCCGAGACCGGTGGCGCGGGGCCGACGGGAACCGAGCTCACCGGCGATCTCGGTGGCCGGGACGCGGCCTCCGGCCCGTCCGACCCGGTGGCGCTCGCCGGTGGGCCGGGACCGGTCGACCGTGGCGACGACGACACCTGGGACGAGTTCAGCCCCCAGCCCGACCACTTCTGA
- a CDS encoding Stp1/IreP family PP2C-type Ser/Thr phosphatase: protein MTTFRAGGVTDTGRARAVNQDSLLVLDGRLYAVADGMGGHRGGEVASALALESLAGDLGEASTAALVAGVTRANHAVYTRSSQDPELRGMGTTLIALALVLGADGGERLAMANVGDSRAYRFRDGQLEQMTEDHSLVESLVRQGRITAEEAVTHPQRNIITRALGVDPQVEVDSWELPAVPGDRFLLCSDGLFNEVEPDTIAAVLAERDDPEDCATELVRLANEGGGRDNITCVIVDVLDGPGRPDEPVARVGVASEPDLGAYGPATAPTPAVSVFGDAPPVPPPPPVPPPPPIPPIPPPSEAVDVTGFVELPEGGSPGDGAPALIGALPDHLPDDEPGGSPPKHRRTRRFTWRVLIFVVALLALAATVVGALVYYGRNTYYVAFNGQDEVTIFKGRPGGFLIFDPTVARVTAISADDLKETAVDRVRAEADQATLDDAEAFVANLCGTLKAGAEPTECASGQSPEASSGTGGSDGTGTSTGSPNTTKPS, encoded by the coding sequence ATGACGACGTTCCGGGCCGGCGGGGTCACCGACACGGGGCGGGCGCGTGCGGTCAACCAGGACAGCCTGCTCGTGCTCGACGGCCGCCTCTACGCCGTCGCCGACGGCATGGGTGGCCACCGCGGCGGCGAGGTGGCGTCGGCCCTGGCCCTCGAGTCCCTCGCCGGCGACCTCGGCGAGGCCAGCACCGCCGCCCTCGTCGCCGGCGTCACCCGGGCCAACCACGCCGTCTACACGCGCTCCAGCCAGGACCCCGAGCTGCGGGGGATGGGCACCACGCTCATCGCCCTCGCGCTGGTCCTGGGCGCGGACGGCGGCGAGCGCCTCGCCATGGCCAACGTCGGCGACTCGCGGGCCTACCGGTTCCGCGACGGCCAACTCGAGCAGATGACCGAGGACCACAGCCTCGTCGAGAGCCTCGTCCGCCAGGGCCGCATCACCGCCGAGGAGGCGGTCACCCACCCGCAGCGCAACATCATCACCCGGGCCCTCGGGGTCGACCCCCAGGTCGAGGTGGACTCCTGGGAGCTGCCGGCCGTCCCCGGCGACCGCTTCCTGCTGTGCAGCGACGGGCTCTTCAACGAGGTCGAGCCCGACACCATCGCCGCCGTCCTCGCCGAGCGCGACGACCCCGAAGACTGCGCCACCGAGCTCGTCCGCCTCGCCAACGAGGGCGGCGGGCGCGACAACATCACCTGCGTCATCGTCGACGTGCTCGACGGGCCGGGCCGCCCCGACGAGCCCGTCGCACGCGTGGGCGTCGCGTCCGAGCCCGACCTCGGCGCCTACGGCCCCGCGACGGCGCCGACGCCGGCGGTCTCGGTGTTCGGCGATGCGCCACCGGTCCCGCCGCCGCCGCCCGTGCCGCCGCCACCCCCCATCCCCCCCATCCCTCCCCCGTCCGAGGCGGTGGACGTCACCGGCTTCGTCGAGCTGCCCGAGGGCGGGTCGCCCGGCGACGGGGCGCCGGCGCTCATCGGGGCGCTGCCCGACCACCTCCCCGACGACGAACCCGGCGGCTCACCGCCGAAGCACCGCCGCACCCGCCGCTTCACGTGGCGGGTGCTCATCTTCGTGGTGGCACTCCTGGCCCTCGCCGCCACCGTGGTGGGCGCGCTCGTGTACTACGGCCGCAACACGTACTACGTGGCCTTCAACGGCCAGGACGAGGTCACCATCTTCAAGGGCCGGCCCGGTGGCTTCCTGATCTTCGATCCGACGGTGGCGCGGGTCACCGCCATCTCGGCGGACGACCTGAAGGAGACGGCGGTCGACCGGGTGCGGGCCGAAGCCGACCAGGCCACCCTCGACGACGCCGAGGCGTTCGTGGCCAACCTGTGCGGCACGCTGAAGGCGGGCGCCGAGCCCACCGAGTGCGCGTCGGGCCAGAGCCCCGAGGCGTCCAGCGGAACGGGCGGCTCCGACGGGACGGGCACGTCGACGGGATCGCCCAACACCACCAAGCCGTCATGA
- a CDS encoding GNAT family N-acetyltransferase encodes MTVDQPHVVLRAHSLDEPVVLELIGELNAELDEMYPEPGANHFSLPTADEFLVAWDGEQAVGCGAVRVIETGVAEIKRMFVRPDQRGRHVGGMILQSLEATARGLGCHRLVLETGNRQNSAMALYLRHGFAEIPCWGEYLDSAATSTCLGKDLR; translated from the coding sequence TGCTGCGCGCCCACTCCCTCGACGAGCCGGTCGTCCTCGAGCTCATCGGCGAGCTGAACGCCGAGCTCGACGAGATGTATCCCGAGCCGGGCGCCAACCACTTCTCGTTGCCCACCGCCGACGAGTTCCTCGTCGCCTGGGACGGCGAGCAGGCCGTCGGTTGCGGCGCGGTGCGGGTCATCGAGACCGGCGTGGCCGAGATCAAGCGCATGTTCGTGCGGCCCGACCAGCGCGGCCGCCACGTCGGCGGGATGATCCTCCAGTCGCTCGAGGCCACGGCCCGCGGCCTCGGCTGCCACCGCCTCGTCCTCGAGACGGGCAACCGCCAGAATTCGGCGATGGCCCTCTACCTGCGCCACGGCTTCGCCGAGATCCCCTGCTGGGGCGAGTACCTCGACAGCGCCGCCACTAGCACGTGCCTCGGGAAGGACCTGCGCTAG
- a CDS encoding transglycosylase SLT domain-containing protein, with the protein MAGPAARNGRDELRDLDDDRSGAGGRRVGPSHVAVAVASVVTVVLLGWVAWSKLGGSADASTPYDTDVYVVRSGDTISSVATMHAVTADALEQANDLTSTSSLAPGTRLTVPLPEPSGSYPQGLEGNDDLLALRSTFEKWAAEYDVPAVLLQADLWQESAWDNSAVSSDGAVGIGQLLPSTTQYINDTLLDGADLDPTDPSDNIQLSAAYFQYLLEGSDGSWAEALASYFAGPTSAQNSAWDAATVAYVTKGMGYLADFQD; encoded by the coding sequence GTGGCCGGCCCCGCGGCCCGCAACGGCCGCGACGAGCTCCGCGACCTCGACGACGACCGCTCCGGCGCCGGTGGGCGTCGGGTGGGGCCGTCCCACGTCGCCGTGGCGGTCGCTTCGGTGGTCACCGTCGTCCTGCTCGGGTGGGTGGCGTGGTCCAAGCTCGGAGGCTCGGCCGACGCCTCCACCCCGTACGACACCGACGTCTACGTCGTGCGCAGCGGGGACACCATCTCGTCGGTCGCCACCATGCACGCCGTCACCGCCGACGCCCTCGAACAGGCGAACGACCTCACGTCCACCAGCTCGCTCGCGCCCGGCACCCGGCTCACCGTGCCCCTGCCCGAGCCGAGCGGCTCCTACCCCCAAGGGCTCGAGGGCAACGACGACCTCCTCGCCCTGCGGTCCACCTTCGAGAAGTGGGCCGCCGAGTACGACGTGCCCGCCGTCCTGCTCCAGGCCGACCTGTGGCAGGAGTCCGCCTGGGACAACTCCGCGGTCAGCTCGGACGGCGCCGTGGGCATCGGCCAGCTGCTCCCGAGCACCACGCAGTACATCAACGACACGCTCCTCGACGGAGCCGACCTGGACCCCACCGACCCGTCGGACAACATCCAGCTCTCGGCGGCCTACTTCCAGTACCTGCTCGAAGGCAGCGACGGCAGCTGGGCCGAGGCGCTGGCGTCGTACTTCGCCGGGCCCACGTCGGCGCAGAATTCGGCCTGGGACGCTGCCACCGTCGCCTACGTCACCAAGGGCATGGGCTACCTGGCCGACTTCCAGGACTGA
- a CDS encoding cell division protein CrgA, which produces MAKPAKRKVSSGSGSGGRVTPKGGASGVAKASASGNPKATSSRTTPSPTSRYTPPVPSEYKVSPRWVPILMFTLLGAGMVMIFCNYLGLVPGGTSNWYLLGGLGLILGGIITATQYH; this is translated from the coding sequence ATGGCCAAGCCCGCCAAGCGCAAGGTGTCCTCCGGCTCGGGTTCGGGTGGTCGCGTCACGCCGAAGGGCGGCGCGTCGGGGGTGGCCAAGGCGAGCGCCTCGGGCAACCCCAAGGCCACGTCGTCGCGTACCACCCCGTCGCCCACCAGCCGCTACACCCCCCCGGTGCCGAGCGAGTACAAGGTGAGCCCGCGCTGGGTCCCGATCCTCATGTTCACGCTGCTCGGTGCCGGCATGGTGATGATCTTCTGCAACTACCTGGGCCTGGTGCCCGGGGGCACGAGCAACTGGTACCTGCTCGGGGGCCTCGGCCTCATCCTCGGCGGGATCATCACCGCCACGCAGTACCACTGA
- a CDS encoding FHA domain-containing protein, whose protein sequence is MSEQLLTILKLCLLVLLYLFFLRVLRAVWAELRAPVATAAPAGAPVSNRTTREAARSAGGGAARTSRRGGTPKNLRVVEPAAQKGRTFPLGDEITVGRAAGCSVTLDDTYVSQIHSRVFTRDGKIFVEDLGSTNGTYLNRAKVQGPMVMQKGDRLQVGSTVMELA, encoded by the coding sequence GTGTCGGAGCAACTCCTCACGATCCTCAAGCTGTGCCTGCTGGTGCTCTTGTACCTGTTCTTCCTGCGCGTCCTCCGGGCCGTGTGGGCCGAGCTGCGGGCACCGGTGGCCACGGCGGCGCCCGCAGGGGCCCCGGTGTCGAACCGCACGACGCGCGAGGCCGCCCGCTCGGCGGGTGGCGGCGCCGCCCGGACGTCCCGCCGTGGCGGCACGCCCAAGAACCTGCGGGTCGTCGAGCCCGCGGCCCAGAAGGGCCGCACCTTCCCCCTCGGTGACGAGATCACCGTGGGTCGGGCGGCGGGGTGCTCGGTCACGCTCGACGACACCTACGTCAGCCAGATCCACTCGCGGGTGTTCACCCGGGACGGGAAGATCTTCGTGGAAGACCTCGGATCCACCAACGGCACCTATCTCAACCGCGCGAAGGTCCAGGGACCCATGGTCATGCAGAAGGGCGACCGTCTCCAGGTGGGCAGCACCGTGATGGAGCTCGCGTGA